A region from the Mycolicibacterium litorale genome encodes:
- a CDS encoding Na+/H+ antiporter: MTASLLAVLVAALLLAAVARRADVSAPLALVVAGLAAGLIPGVPDIQLDPDLVLYVVLPPLLWSAGLESSYVALRRNVRSIGMLAVGLPLATTFAVGVVAYWTVPELTVAAALTLGAIVAPPDAVSATAVGRRLGLPRRLMTLLGGESLLNDATALTAYKVALGLAIGGAASWTGGLATFALAAVGGVAVGGVLGALIVYVRARLSDPLAESALGLVAPFGIYLLAEEVHGSGVLAVVVAALILGQHSTNAGYATRLQDAAVWRAVQLLLESFAFLLIGLQLPKVVEELAGISAVVLTVASLAVLATVIAVRIVWVFLFAYLPRMIVPAVRDREPEPRPAQIFVVAWAGMRGVVSLAAAFAVPATTLTGAQFPGRPQLVFLTFVVVVGTLLLHGLTLPWLIRRLGVQGDEAHTDAVAAAAAQDKAARAAAERLDEILDRQRADGTLDDVHERAAEILRAWNTRRRNSAWEQLGRDETDIGESPAAAFRRLRLEMLAAERATLIAERDSGHIDDEVLRSVLYGLDLEEATLNRR; the protein is encoded by the coding sequence GTGACGGCCTCACTTCTGGCGGTGCTGGTCGCCGCGCTCCTGCTGGCCGCGGTGGCCCGCAGAGCCGACGTGTCGGCGCCGCTGGCGCTGGTGGTCGCCGGGCTGGCCGCCGGCCTGATCCCCGGGGTGCCCGACATCCAGCTCGACCCGGACCTCGTGCTGTATGTCGTGCTGCCGCCGCTGTTGTGGTCGGCCGGGCTGGAGAGCAGCTACGTGGCGCTGCGGCGCAACGTCCGCTCGATCGGGATGCTCGCGGTGGGGCTGCCCCTGGCGACGACGTTCGCGGTCGGGGTGGTCGCCTACTGGACGGTGCCCGAACTCACCGTGGCGGCCGCGTTGACCCTCGGCGCGATCGTGGCGCCGCCGGACGCCGTCTCGGCGACCGCGGTCGGGCGCAGGCTGGGTCTGCCCCGCCGGCTGATGACGCTGCTGGGCGGCGAGAGCCTGCTCAACGACGCGACCGCGCTGACCGCCTACAAGGTGGCGCTGGGGCTGGCGATCGGTGGGGCGGCGAGCTGGACCGGCGGGCTGGCGACGTTCGCGCTGGCGGCGGTCGGCGGGGTGGCGGTCGGCGGCGTGCTGGGCGCGCTCATCGTCTACGTGCGGGCGCGGCTGAGCGATCCGCTGGCCGAGAGCGCGCTCGGCCTCGTCGCACCGTTCGGCATCTATCTGCTCGCCGAGGAGGTACACGGCTCCGGCGTGCTCGCGGTGGTGGTGGCCGCGCTGATCCTCGGACAGCACTCCACGAACGCCGGCTACGCGACCCGGCTGCAGGACGCCGCGGTGTGGCGGGCCGTTCAGCTGCTGCTGGAGTCGTTCGCGTTCCTGCTGATCGGACTGCAGCTGCCGAAGGTGGTCGAGGAGCTGGCGGGAATCTCGGCGGTGGTCCTCACCGTCGCGTCGCTGGCGGTGCTCGCGACGGTGATCGCGGTGCGGATCGTGTGGGTGTTCCTGTTCGCCTACCTGCCGCGGATGATCGTGCCCGCGGTGCGCGACCGCGAGCCCGAACCGCGCCCGGCGCAGATCTTCGTGGTCGCGTGGGCCGGCATGCGCGGTGTGGTCTCGCTGGCGGCGGCGTTCGCGGTGCCGGCGACCACGCTGACCGGTGCCCAGTTCCCCGGCAGGCCGCAGCTGGTGTTCCTGACCTTCGTCGTCGTGGTCGGCACGCTGCTCCTGCACGGGCTCACGCTGCCGTGGCTGATCAGGCGGCTCGGTGTGCAGGGCGACGAGGCCCACACCGATGCGGTGGCGGCGGCCGCGGCCCAGGACAAGGCGGCCAGGGCAGCGGCCGAGCGCCTCGACGAGATCCTCGACCGGCAGCGGGCCGACGGCACCCTCGACGACGTGCACGAACGCGCGGCCGAGATCCTGCGGGCCTGGAACACGCGGCGGCGCAACTCCGCGTGGGAGCAACTCGGCCGCGACGAGACCGACATCGGCGAGAGCCCGGCCGCGGCGTTCCGCAGGCTGCGCCTGGAGATGCTGGCCGCCGAGCGGGCGACGCTGATCGCCGAACGCGACAGCGGCCACATCGACGACGAGGTCCTGCGCTCGGTCCTGTACGGCCTCGACCTCGAAGAGGCCACACTGAACCGGCGCTGA
- a CDS encoding UBP-type zinc finger domain-containing protein: MRSRARRTTRRAQDTAASPICEHLASISADPLPGSPGHCEGCAELGESTWAHLRMCLTCGHVGCCDSSPHQHATEHFRSTGHPVMRSAEPGESWRWCYIDLRVG, translated from the coding sequence ATGCGCAGCAGAGCACGTCGAACCACCCGGCGGGCGCAGGATACGGCCGCGTCGCCCATCTGTGAGCACCTGGCCTCGATCAGCGCCGACCCGCTACCCGGCAGTCCCGGGCACTGCGAAGGCTGCGCCGAACTCGGCGAGTCCACCTGGGCGCACCTGCGGATGTGCCTGACGTGCGGGCACGTCGGCTGCTGCGATTCGAGCCCGCACCAGCACGCCACCGAGCACTTCCGCTCCACCGGCCACCCTGTCATGCGTTCGGCCGAGCCGGGCGAATCGTGGCGGTGGTGCTACATCGACCTCCGGGTGGGTTGA
- the purT gene encoding formate-dependent phosphoribosylglycinamide formyltransferase: MTEPTDADTPATDPGVEVATATTAPEPVAEPAPPAGARSTVLLLGAGELSRELALALQRLGAVVVAVDRYADAPAHGVADRSAVVRLTDAEAVTALIDREKPRYVVAQSGAIAADALVAVAERSEVDVFPTPRATRLGQDREGLRRLASDELGLPTAPFWFAGSAEELGAVAQHAGFPLVVKPISGAPGEGQSVLLRAEDVEPAWQRAIAAGRITHNRVMAETVVEVDYEVTLLTVRSTGPTGPTLTFCEPIGHRPGDGEALESWQPQQMTPAALDAAKSIAARIVNSLGGRGLFAVELLVRGDEVYFSDVRARPQDAGLVTLRSQRLSQFELHARAILGLAVDTIMISPGAAEVRYAGTEAPVAEPSGADIAAVVAEALATQESDVRLFGRPDESDGRRRLGVALATAPDVIIARDRARRVGGALRKLW; encoded by the coding sequence ATGACTGAACCAACCGACGCCGACACACCCGCCACCGACCCCGGCGTTGAGGTGGCGACCGCGACGACCGCACCGGAACCCGTGGCGGAGCCGGCCCCACCGGCCGGAGCGAGGAGCACGGTGCTGCTCCTGGGCGCGGGTGAACTCAGTCGTGAACTCGCGTTGGCCCTGCAGCGCCTGGGTGCGGTCGTGGTGGCCGTCGACCGGTACGCCGACGCGCCCGCACACGGCGTCGCCGACCGCTCGGCCGTCGTGCGGCTCACCGACGCCGAAGCCGTCACCGCACTGATCGACCGGGAGAAGCCGCGCTACGTCGTCGCCCAGTCGGGGGCCATCGCCGCCGACGCGCTGGTCGCCGTCGCCGAACGCAGCGAGGTCGACGTGTTCCCGACCCCGCGCGCCACCCGCCTGGGCCAGGACCGCGAAGGGTTGCGCCGGCTCGCGTCCGACGAACTCGGCCTCCCCACCGCACCGTTCTGGTTCGCCGGGTCCGCCGAGGAACTGGGCGCGGTCGCTCAGCACGCCGGCTTTCCGCTCGTGGTGAAACCGATCTCCGGCGCGCCGGGTGAGGGACAGTCGGTGCTGCTGCGCGCCGAGGACGTCGAACCGGCCTGGCAGCGGGCGATCGCCGCGGGCCGTATCACCCACAACCGGGTGATGGCCGAGACCGTCGTCGAGGTCGACTACGAGGTGACGCTGCTGACCGTGCGCAGCACCGGACCCACCGGTCCGACGCTGACGTTCTGCGAACCGATCGGCCACCGACCCGGCGACGGGGAGGCGCTGGAGTCCTGGCAGCCGCAGCAGATGACGCCCGCCGCGCTGGACGCCGCCAAGTCGATCGCCGCGCGCATCGTCAACTCGCTCGGCGGCCGCGGCCTGTTCGCGGTGGAACTGCTGGTCCGCGGCGACGAGGTCTACTTCTCCGACGTGCGGGCCAGGCCGCAGGACGCGGGCCTGGTGACGCTGCGGTCGCAGCGGCTCTCGCAGTTCGAACTGCACGCGCGCGCGATCCTCGGTCTGGCGGTCGACACGATCATGATCTCGCCCGGTGCGGCGGAGGTCCGCTACGCCGGCACCGAGGCGCCGGTGGCCGAACCGTCCGGCGCCGACATCGCCGCGGTGGTGGCCGAGGCGCTGGCCACCCAGGAGAGCGACGTGCGGCTGTTCGGCCGGCCGGACGAGAGCGACGGCCGACGCCGGCTCGGGGTCGCGCTGGCCACCGCGCCGGACGTGATCATCGCCAGGGACCGCGCCCGCCGGGTCGGCGGCGCCCTGCGGAAGCTGTGGTGA
- a CDS encoding lumazine-binding protein yields the protein MPPESDPDTGRPSDRPTAAPFMVALVIIVLVVIGIWLANLFEGDELTDEQQIGRAAAAQNDALQREDYRDFVANTCRAEHLTEREVLDRQRSSSAEQGARFIDGVSGVTVQGDRATATVTYHFDKSEDDKFGVPTTFVREDGAWKVCSTGSE from the coding sequence ATGCCGCCTGAATCGGATCCGGACACCGGTCGCCCCAGCGACCGGCCCACCGCCGCGCCGTTCATGGTCGCGCTGGTGATCATTGTCCTCGTCGTGATCGGTATCTGGCTGGCCAACCTGTTCGAGGGCGACGAGCTCACCGACGAACAGCAGATCGGCCGTGCGGCGGCGGCGCAGAACGACGCCCTGCAGCGCGAGGACTATCGGGATTTCGTCGCCAACACCTGCCGAGCCGAACACCTCACCGAGCGGGAAGTGCTTGACCGGCAACGGAGTTCGTCGGCCGAACAGGGTGCCCGGTTCATCGACGGGGTGAGCGGTGTCACCGTGCAGGGCGACCGGGCCACCGCCACGGTCACCTACCACTTCGACAAGTCCGAGGACGACAAGTTCGGTGTGCCGACGACCTTCGTCCGCGAGGACGGGGCGTGGAAGGTGTGTTCGACCGGTTCCGAGTAG
- a CDS encoding rhodanese-like domain-containing protein → MSYAGDITPEEAWQLLDDNPDAVLVDCRTDAEWRFVGVPDLSALSRDVVFVEWNRTDGTRNQGFVEDLQAAGVTPGERPVVFLCRSGNRSIGAAEAATAAGIGPSYNILDGFEGDLDEQRHRGRTGWKAVGLPWRQS, encoded by the coding sequence GTGAGCTATGCGGGAGACATCACGCCGGAGGAGGCCTGGCAGCTACTCGACGACAACCCCGATGCGGTGCTGGTGGACTGTCGCACCGACGCCGAATGGCGGTTCGTGGGGGTGCCCGACCTGTCGGCGCTGTCCCGCGACGTGGTGTTCGTCGAGTGGAACCGGACCGACGGCACCCGCAACCAGGGTTTCGTCGAGGATCTGCAGGCAGCGGGTGTCACGCCCGGTGAGCGGCCGGTGGTGTTCCTGTGCCGTTCCGGCAACCGCTCGATCGGCGCCGCCGAAGCCGCCACGGCGGCCGGGATCGGGCCGTCGTACAACATCCTCGACGGCTTCGAGGGTGACCTCGACGAGCAGAGGCACCGTGGACGCACCGGCTGGAAGGCCGTCGGACTGCCGTGGCGGCAGTCATGA
- a CDS encoding O-succinylhomoserine sulfhydrylase encodes MSAEVPSVRRPAALPDGVSQATLGVRGGLLRSGFEETAEAMYLTSGYVYASAAEAEKAFTGEIDRYVYSRYGNPTISMFEERLRLIEDAPACFATATGMAAVFTSLGALLGAGDRLVAARSLFGSCFVVCNEILPRWGVETVFVDGDDLAQWEEALSVPTQAVFFETPSNPMQTLVDIAAVTEMAHAAGAKVVLDNVFATPLLQQGFPLGVDVVVYSGTKHIDGQGRVLGGAILGSQEYIDGPVQKLMRHTGPAISAFNAWTLLKGLETLAVRVEHSNRSAQRIAEFLEGHPSVGWVKYPFLESHPQYDLAKRQMSGGGTVITFELPGGKERAFEVLDKLQLIDISNNLGDAKSLITHPATTTHRAMGPEGRAAIGLGDGVVRVSIGLEGTDDLIADLDRALS; translated from the coding sequence ATGAGCGCCGAGGTTCCGTCGGTCCGCCGGCCCGCGGCGCTGCCCGACGGTGTCAGCCAGGCCACCCTCGGCGTGCGCGGCGGGCTGCTGCGCTCGGGGTTCGAGGAGACCGCCGAGGCGATGTATCTGACGTCGGGCTACGTGTACGCCTCGGCGGCCGAGGCGGAGAAGGCGTTCACCGGCGAGATCGACCGGTATGTGTACTCGCGCTACGGCAATCCGACGATCTCGATGTTCGAGGAGCGGCTGCGGCTGATCGAGGATGCGCCGGCCTGCTTCGCGACCGCGACGGGGATGGCGGCGGTGTTCACGTCGCTGGGCGCGCTGCTGGGAGCCGGTGACCGGTTGGTGGCGGCGCGCAGCCTGTTCGGCTCGTGCTTCGTGGTGTGCAACGAGATCCTGCCGCGCTGGGGTGTGGAGACGGTGTTCGTCGACGGCGACGACCTCGCGCAGTGGGAGGAGGCTCTGTCGGTGCCCACCCAGGCGGTGTTCTTCGAGACGCCGTCGAACCCGATGCAGACGCTGGTCGACATCGCAGCGGTGACGGAGATGGCCCACGCTGCGGGCGCGAAAGTGGTGTTGGACAACGTCTTCGCGACGCCACTACTGCAGCAGGGTTTTCCGCTGGGGGTCGACGTCGTCGTCTATTCCGGAACCAAGCACATCGACGGGCAGGGCCGGGTGCTCGGCGGGGCGATCCTCGGGTCGCAGGAGTACATCGACGGCCCGGTGCAGAAGTTGATGCGCCACACGGGTCCGGCGATCAGCGCGTTCAACGCGTGGACGCTGCTGAAGGGGCTGGAGACGCTGGCCGTGCGGGTCGAGCACTCCAACCGCTCGGCACAGCGGATCGCGGAGTTCCTGGAGGGACACCCGTCGGTGGGTTGGGTGAAATACCCGTTCCTGGAATCACATCCGCAGTACGACTTGGCGAAGCGGCAGATGAGCGGCGGCGGCACCGTCATCACGTTCGAACTCCCCGGCGGCAAGGAGCGGGCTTTCGAGGTGCTCGACAAGCTGCAGCTGATCGACATCTCCAACAACCTCGGCGACGCGAAGTCACTGATCACCCACCCCGCCACCACGACGCACCGGGCGATGGGTCCGGAGGGGCGTGCGGCGATCGGGCTGGGCGACGGTGTGGTTCGCGTGTCGATCGGGCTCGAGGGCACCGATGACCTGATCGCCGACCTGGACCGGGCGCTGAGCTGA
- a CDS encoding SDR family oxidoreductase produces the protein MDNIRGKTIAITGAARGIGYATAKALLARGARVVIGDRDVALQESAVAQLTKLGLVSGYPLDVTDRESFATFLDKARTDAHPGSDGHIDVLINNAGVMPIGPFLSQSEQAIRSSIEVNLYGVITGCQLALPDMIARRRGHIINIASLSGVIPVPGQVVYVGAKFGVVGLSAALADEVAPHGVNVSVVMPPFTRTELISGTKETIGTKPVEPEEIAAAIVKTLDKPKTHVSVPPFLRFTAQAAQLLGPRGRRWMNRKLGLDNVFLEFDTAKRKSYEDRAQTALGVVEGGEKG, from the coding sequence ATGGACAACATCAGGGGCAAGACCATCGCGATCACCGGCGCCGCTCGCGGGATTGGTTATGCCACCGCCAAGGCTCTTCTGGCCCGCGGCGCCCGTGTCGTCATCGGCGACCGCGATGTGGCGCTGCAGGAGTCGGCGGTCGCCCAGCTGACCAAGCTGGGGCTGGTGTCGGGTTACCCGCTCGACGTCACCGACCGGGAGTCCTTCGCGACGTTCCTCGACAAGGCCCGCACCGACGCGCATCCCGGTTCGGATGGCCATATCGACGTGTTGATCAACAACGCGGGCGTGATGCCGATCGGCCCGTTCCTGTCGCAGTCCGAGCAGGCGATCCGGTCGTCGATCGAGGTGAACCTGTACGGCGTGATCACCGGTTGCCAACTGGCTCTGCCCGACATGATCGCCCGTCGTCGCGGCCACATCATCAACATCGCGTCGCTGTCCGGTGTCATCCCGGTGCCGGGCCAGGTGGTGTACGTCGGCGCGAAGTTCGGCGTCGTCGGGTTGTCCGCGGCGTTGGCCGACGAGGTGGCGCCGCACGGTGTGAACGTGTCGGTGGTGATGCCGCCGTTCACCCGGACCGAGCTGATCTCCGGCACGAAGGAGACGATCGGCACCAAACCCGTTGAGCCCGAGGAAATCGCCGCGGCGATCGTCAAGACGCTGGACAAGCCGAAAACGCATGTGTCGGTGCCGCCGTTCCTGCGGTTCACCGCGCAGGCGGCCCAGCTGCTCGGGCCGCGTGGGCGGCGCTGGATGAACAGGAAGCTCGGCCTGGACAACGTGTTCCTCGAGTTCGACACCGCCAAGCGCAAGAGCTACGAGGACCGGGCGCAGACGGCGCTGGGCGTGGTCGAAGGCGGCGAGAAGGGCTGA
- a CDS encoding GNAT family N-acetyltransferase produces the protein MSVPVTDDVRFVPVDQHDPLAQPLLDELAVEYAGRYDGRAEAVLAWLRRYPAEEFTPPDGAMLIGLLGDTPVTGGAFRRFDATTAELKRIWTDSAHRRRGFGRALLAALEAEIAARGYRRIYLTTGDRQPEAEALYLATGYRRLDEPLPAEGEVYPVAFAKDLP, from the coding sequence ATGAGTGTGCCGGTGACAGACGACGTGCGGTTCGTGCCCGTGGATCAGCACGACCCGTTGGCCCAGCCTCTGCTCGACGAACTCGCCGTCGAGTACGCGGGGCGATACGACGGACGGGCCGAGGCGGTCCTGGCGTGGCTGCGCCGCTATCCCGCCGAGGAGTTCACCCCACCCGACGGCGCCATGCTCATCGGCCTGCTGGGGGACACGCCCGTCACCGGCGGCGCATTCCGTCGCTTCGATGCCACGACGGCGGAGCTGAAACGCATCTGGACCGACAGCGCACACCGTCGTCGCGGTTTCGGGCGCGCACTCCTGGCGGCGCTCGAGGCGGAGATCGCCGCGCGCGGCTACCGCCGGATCTACCTGACGACGGGGGACCGCCAGCCCGAGGCCGAGGCGCTCTACCTCGCGACGGGCTACCGACGCCTCGACGAACCGCTGCCGGCCGAGGGCGAGGTGTACCCCGTCGCGTTCGCGAAGGATCTGCCGTGA
- a CDS encoding LLM class flavin-dependent oxidoreductase, producing MTVPLSVLDLSPIPEGADAATALRNTLDLARHAEQWGYRRYWVAEHHFVSVASSAPAVLIGQIAAATERIRVGAAAVQLGHTTAVAVVESFGILDALHPGRIDLGLGRSGQLRREAQNAPVAAPQPRPWREVDGVVVPAPFDTAAHLRRPRLSARMSALQQPQAVAPDFADQVGDVLAMLAGSYRIGDVEAHVVPGEGADLRPWIFGSTPGQSAKVAGLHGLPFVASYHITPATALDAIDAYRAAFTPSAHLARPYVVLSADVVVADDRGTARRLAAGYGNWVHSIRAGDGAVPYPDPDRCEPLTSEQQELVKDRTATQFVGDPDEVAARLHTLQKATGADELVITSVTHRHADRLRSHELIAQRWTR from the coding sequence GTGACCGTCCCGCTGTCCGTCCTCGACCTGTCACCGATCCCCGAGGGGGCCGACGCGGCCACCGCACTGCGCAACACCCTCGACCTCGCCCGCCACGCCGAACAGTGGGGATACCGGCGCTACTGGGTCGCCGAACACCACTTCGTGTCCGTGGCCAGTTCCGCACCCGCCGTGCTGATCGGTCAGATCGCGGCCGCCACCGAGCGGATCCGCGTCGGCGCGGCGGCGGTGCAACTCGGCCACACCACCGCCGTCGCCGTGGTGGAGAGCTTCGGCATCCTCGACGCACTCCACCCGGGCCGCATCGACCTCGGACTCGGCCGGTCCGGCCAGCTGCGCCGCGAGGCGCAGAACGCGCCGGTCGCCGCACCGCAACCCCGGCCGTGGCGGGAGGTCGACGGAGTCGTCGTACCCGCCCCCTTCGACACGGCCGCACATCTGCGCAGACCGCGGCTGAGCGCGCGAATGTCGGCGCTGCAACAGCCGCAGGCCGTCGCACCCGACTTCGCCGACCAGGTCGGCGACGTGCTGGCCATGCTGGCGGGGTCGTACCGAATCGGTGACGTCGAGGCGCATGTGGTGCCCGGCGAGGGTGCCGACCTGAGGCCGTGGATCTTCGGCAGCACACCGGGACAGAGCGCGAAAGTGGCAGGGCTACACGGCCTTCCGTTCGTCGCCAGCTACCACATCACGCCGGCCACCGCACTCGACGCCATCGACGCCTACCGTGCCGCGTTCACCCCGTCGGCGCATCTGGCCCGCCCCTACGTGGTGCTGTCGGCCGACGTCGTGGTCGCCGACGACCGCGGCACCGCACGGCGGCTCGCGGCCGGCTACGGCAACTGGGTCCACTCGATCCGGGCGGGCGACGGTGCCGTCCCCTATCCCGATCCCGACCGCTGCGAACCGCTCACCTCCGAGCAGCAGGAGCTCGTGAAGGACCGCACCGCAACGCAATTCGTCGGTGATCCCGACGAGGTGGCCGCACGCCTGCACACCCTGCAGAAGGCCACCGGCGCCGACGAGTTGGTGATCACCTCGGTCACCCACCGCCACGCCGACCGGCTGCGGTCGCACGAACTGATCGCCCAGCGGTGGACCCGGTGA
- a CDS encoding MBL fold metallo-hydrolase, with protein MAAALTAVTDRVHLAQTALVNWTLVVDDGGVLLIDAGYPGHREDVVDSVRRLGFGIADIRAILLTHAHVDHFGSAIWFAETHGIAVYAHPDEVGHARRDYLEQVSPVDVARHAWQPRWLKWSLTISRKGGLERGGIPTAQALTDEVAATLPGTPQPIPTPGHTGGHCSYVVDGVLVSGDALVTGHPLLTDTRPQLLPRLFNHDQAGCVRSLSALEAVDTDVLLPGHGPLWRGPVHEAARAARSALR; from the coding sequence ATGGCAGCAGCCCTGACGGCCGTCACCGACCGTGTCCACCTCGCGCAGACCGCCCTGGTGAACTGGACGCTGGTGGTCGACGACGGCGGCGTGCTGCTGATCGACGCCGGCTATCCGGGCCACCGCGAAGACGTGGTGGATTCGGTGCGCCGGTTGGGGTTCGGGATCGCCGACATCCGCGCCATCCTGTTGACCCACGCCCACGTCGACCACTTCGGCTCGGCGATCTGGTTCGCCGAGACGCACGGCATTGCGGTGTACGCCCATCCCGACGAGGTCGGGCACGCCAGACGCGACTACCTCGAGCAGGTGTCGCCGGTGGACGTGGCCAGGCATGCCTGGCAGCCGCGTTGGCTGAAGTGGTCGCTGACGATCAGCCGCAAGGGCGGGCTCGAGCGGGGCGGTATCCCCACCGCGCAGGCGCTCACCGACGAGGTGGCCGCGACCCTGCCCGGCACGCCGCAGCCGATTCCCACGCCGGGCCACACGGGCGGGCACTGTTCCTACGTCGTCGACGGGGTGTTGGTCAGCGGTGACGCCCTGGTGACCGGTCACCCGTTGCTCACCGACACCCGCCCTCAGCTGCTGCCCCGCCTGTTCAACCACGATCAGGCGGGGTGCGTGCGCAGCCTGTCGGCGCTGGAGGCGGTCGACACCGACGTCCTGCTGCCGGGGCACGGCCCCCTGTGGCGGGGTCCGGTCCACGAGGCGGCGCGGGCGGCGCGCTCCGCGCTCAGGTGA
- the fgd gene encoding glucose-6-phosphate dehydrogenase (coenzyme-F420): MAELKLGYKASAEQFAPRELVELAVLAEEHGMDSATVSDHFQPWRHEGGHAPFSLAWMTAVGERTKRLQLGTSVLTPTFRYNPAVIAQAFATMACLYPDRIFLGVGTGEALNEIATGYEGDWPDFKERFARLRESVRLMRELWLGDRVDFEGEFYRTKGASIYDVPEGGVPVYVAAGGPVVAKYAGRAGDGFICTSGKGEELYRDKLLPAVAEGAQAAGKDVAAVDKMIEIKISYDTDPELALENTRFWAPLSLTAEQKHSIDDPIEMEKAADELPIEQVAKRWIVASDPDEAVEKVKDYVGWGLNHLVFHAPGHDQRRFLELFQRDLEPRLRKLG; the protein is encoded by the coding sequence GTGGCTGAACTCAAACTCGGATACAAGGCGTCGGCGGAGCAGTTCGCTCCTCGTGAGCTGGTGGAGCTGGCCGTGTTGGCCGAAGAGCACGGGATGGACAGCGCCACGGTCAGTGACCATTTCCAGCCGTGGCGTCATGAGGGTGGGCATGCACCGTTCTCGTTGGCGTGGATGACGGCGGTGGGTGAGCGCACCAAGCGTCTGCAGTTGGGGACGTCGGTGTTGACGCCGACGTTCCGGTACAACCCGGCGGTGATCGCGCAGGCGTTCGCGACGATGGCGTGTCTGTATCCGGATCGTATTTTCCTCGGGGTGGGCACCGGTGAGGCGCTCAACGAGATCGCGACCGGATATGAGGGCGATTGGCCGGACTTCAAGGAGCGGTTCGCGCGGTTGCGTGAGTCGGTGCGGTTGATGCGTGAGTTGTGGCTGGGGGACCGGGTGGATTTCGAGGGTGAGTTCTACCGGACCAAGGGGGCGTCGATCTATGACGTGCCCGAGGGTGGGGTGCCGGTGTATGTCGCCGCGGGCGGGCCGGTGGTGGCCAAGTATGCGGGGCGGGCCGGTGACGGGTTCATCTGCACCTCGGGTAAGGGTGAGGAGCTCTACCGGGACAAGCTGTTGCCGGCGGTGGCCGAGGGGGCGCAGGCCGCGGGTAAGGACGTGGCCGCGGTGGACAAGATGATCGAGATCAAGATCTCCTATGACACCGATCCGGAGTTGGCGTTGGAGAACACGCGGTTCTGGGCGCCGTTGTCGTTGACCGCCGAGCAGAAGCATTCGATCGACGATCCGATCGAGATGGAGAAGGCGGCTGACGAGTTGCCGATCGAGCAGGTCGCCAAGCGCTGGATCGTGGCGTCGGATCCCGACGAGGCGGTGGAGAAGGTCAAGGATTATGTGGGGTGGGGGTTGAACCACCTGGTGTTCCACGCTCCCGGTCACGATCAGCGCCGCTTCCTCGAACTGTTCCAGCGCGACCTCGAACCCCGGCTGCGCAAACTGGGCTGA